In Dyadobacter sp. NIV53, a single window of DNA contains:
- a CDS encoding DoxX family protein, which produces MLKDFLKPVKLPNTADWAVLILRVGISLLMINHGYAKLSNFMSGDHTFADPVGIGEELSLILTIGAEFFCSILLIIGLASRAVLIPLLFTMLVVLFIVHANDPFDKKEHAILFIIPYIALLLTGPGRFSFDKALFK; this is translated from the coding sequence ATGTTGAAAGATTTTTTAAAGCCAGTTAAACTACCAAATACGGCCGATTGGGCTGTACTTATTTTGAGAGTCGGAATCTCTCTTTTGATGATTAACCATGGATATGCCAAGCTAAGCAACTTTATGAGCGGAGATCATACTTTTGCTGATCCGGTTGGAATTGGAGAGGAATTGTCTTTAATACTGACAATTGGTGCAGAATTCTTTTGTTCTATTCTACTAATTATTGGATTGGCTTCCCGTGCAGTGCTTATACCGTTACTTTTTACGATGCTCGTTGTATTGTTCATCGTTCACGCGAACGACCCTTTTGATAAAAAGGAACATGCGATATTGTTTATAATCCCTTATATCGCACTGCTTTTAACAGGTCCCGGAAGGTTTTCTTTTGATAAAGCTTTGTTTAAATAG